CAAAAGATGAGATAATGATGCAGGAGTTAATCGGCATAGAGATCACGGACAAAATAAAGATTACCGATGATGATATCGGAAAATATTACGAGGCGAATAAAGACAAATATATCGCGCCTCAAAAGACGCGGGTATCTCACATTTTGGTCGATTCCGAAGTTGTGGCTCAAAAGGTATTGTTCGACCTTCGGAAGGGAGAGGATTTTGCGGTAGTCTGCGAGGAATACTCTCTGGATATTCCGACTAAAGCGAAGGGCGGCGATACCGGGTATTTTGCGAAAGGGTCTCTTTTGCCGGAGTTTGAAGAGGCCTGTGACAGTCTGGAAGTCGGCGATACGAGCGGAGTGGTCAAAACAGGCCTCGGTTATCATATCGTAAGGGTAACTGACAGAAAAGAGTCCCAACCGCGCCAGCTTTCGGAAGTTAGAAATGAGATCGAGAACGAATTATTTATCGAAAAACAGATAAGCCTTTACGAAGAATTGATGCAGGGACTAAAAAAAGGCAAAGAGGTAAGGGTAAATAACACCGTATTTGACAAAATAGGAATCGAATAAAGCTAGTAAGCGAGCTCTTCTTTCGTAATGCGAAAACCACGCGGCAATAAATAGCTGCGTGGTTTTTTAATTGTAAAATCCTATTATCTATGGTATATTTTACACCATAGCAGCATAAACTATATTAAAATAATACAATAATCAGGTGAATTATGATAACAGAGAGACTGAAGTATATAGCGTCGTCAGCTACGCTTGATATCACCACAAAAGCAAAAGCATTAAAAAAAGGTGGGTTTGATGTCATCAATTTTGCCGGCGGTGAGCCAGATTTTGACACACCTCAATATATTAAGAAATCGGCTATTGACGCCATAAATAAAGGGTTCACCAAATATACGCCCGCTACCGGAACGGCGGAACTGAAAGAGGCAGTAAGTAAGAAATTTAAAAATGACAACGGGCTTGATTACAAGCCTGGTCAGGTCATCATAAGTTGCGGCGCAAAGCACGCGCTTTACAATATATTTCAGGCAATATGCGAAAAAGGCGATGAGGTGCTCATACCAATGCCTTATTGGCTCAGCTATCCCGAAATGATAAAGATGAGCGAAGCTCGGCCCGTTATAGTGGAGTCGGATGAAAATACTTCAAAGGTCACGCCCGAAAGATTGGAGAAGTGCGTAACCAAAAGAACCAAGGCGCTCATAATAAACAGCCCATCAAATCCTACGGGCATAGTCTATTCGAAAGATGAATTGAAAGCGCTGGCCGATTTCGCGGTAGGGCACAACGTATTTGTGATAAGCGATGAGATTTACGAGAAGCTTATATACGACGGGCTAAAACATGTTTCGATAGCGTCTTTCAATAAGAAAATATACGACCTCACTTTTGTCGTAAACGGCGTATCTAAGAGTTATTCCATGACCGGCTGGCGCATAGGTTACTTGGCGGGAAGGGAAGATATAGTAAAGTCCATAGCGGCCTTCCAGAGCCATTCAACATCGAACCCGACATCCATATCTCAAGCCGCGGCATTGGCAGCTTTGACAATCGACGATCCGTCCACATCCAGTATGGTGCGCGAGTTCGAGAAGAGGCGCAATATACTCATAAAAGGGCTTGGTGAAATAAGGGAACTAAAATGCAATAAGCCGGAGGGGGCATTTTATTGTTTTGTGGATATAAGCAAAACAGGTATGAGCCCCGCAGTATTTTCAAAACGGCTTCTGGATGAGGAATATATAGCGACTATACCGGGTGAGCCCTTCGGCTCAAATAAACATGTACGCTTCAGTTTTGCCACAAGCACAGCCGATATAGAAAAAGGTTTGGAAAGATTGAAAAAATGGGTAAAACGATAGCAGAAAAAATATTAAGCAGCCATTCCGGCAGGGATCTTAAGGCCGGAGATATAGCGATATGCAAAGTTGATTTCTGTTTTGGCCAGGACGGAACAAGCTCTCTTATCATAGACAGTTTTAATAAGTCCGGAAAAACCAAAGTATTTAACCCACTTAAGTTCTGTATGGTCATAGACCATAGCGCTCCGAGTCCAAACCTAGGTGTTTCCGAAATTCATAATAAGATGCGGGAGTTTGCCAAAAAAATGAAGGTAGGCCTTTACGATGTCGGCTCGGGCGTCTGTCATGTCATTATACCCGACGAGGGCCATGTAAAACCTGGCGATCTTGTATTAGGCGCCGATTCGCACACATGTACATACGGGGCGCTGAATGTTTTATCTACCGGCGTGGGTTCCACAGACCTTGCCATAACCCTGATGAGCGGGCACAATTGGTTCAAAGTACCCGAAAGTATAAAGATGGAGATTACCGGAGCTCTAAAAAAAGGTGTATACTCAAAAGATCTTATATTGCATATCATCGGTGATGTCGGCGCAAACGGCTGCACTTATAATTCTGTCGAATTCTATGGCGAGACTATAAAGGGCTTAAGCGTAGACGCCAGGCTCACCATATCTAATATGGCGGTCGAGATGGGAGCAAAGTTTGGCGTTATGGAGGCGGATGCCAAAGTAATTGATTACCTGAAAAGATGCGTAAAGTTAAAATCAAAGATAATGCCAGTATCGGCGGATAAAGATGCCCATTATTCAGGAATAAAAGAATATGATGCATCAAAGCTTGAGCCAATGGTAGCAAAGCCCCACACCGTCGACAATGTTGTGCCTGTGGGCAGGGTGAATAATGTGAAGATCGACGAGGCCTATATAGGAACCTGCACAAACGGGAGGCTTGAAGATCTTAAGATAGCGGCGGGTATATTAAAAAAACAAAGAATACACAAGAAGCTGAAGTGCATCATTGCGCCAGCGTCTCTCGGCATATTCGAGGGCGCCGTAAAGACAGGATACATCAGGACGTTTATAGAGGCGGGATGTATTGTAGTGGCGCCGGGTTGCGGACCTTGCGTCGGTACACATGAGGGCATACTTGCGGATAATGAAGCCGCGATATCAAGCGCGAATAGAAATTTTAAAGGCCGCATGGGCAACCCAAACTCTTTTATCTATCTTGCGAGCCCGGCAACCGTCGCGGCAAGCGCAATTGAAGGTAAAATAGCGGATCCAAGGAATTATCTTTAAGCGAGGCCACTATGGTAAAAGGAACGGCGCACAGACTAGACCCTTTTGATAACGTAAATACAGATTATGTTATATCAGGAAGGTATAAGTTCAAGATAAAAGACATGAAGGAGCTGTCAAAGTACCTTTTTGAAGATATAGACCCTAATTTTCACAAAAAGGTAAAAAGCGGCGATTATGTGATCGCCGGAGAAAATTTCGGCTGCGGCTCCTCGCGGGAACAGGCGCCCTGGGTAATAAAAGAGGCGGGAATAAGCGCGGTACTCGCTAAAAGCTTTGCTCGGATATTTTTCAGAAATGCATTTAATATCGGCCTATGCGTTGTTGAGTGCGATACCGACAGGATAAAAGACGGCGATATAGTAGAGTTTGATCTGGAAAAAGGGGTCGTGATAAACCACACACAGAATGAAACCATAAAGACGAAACCCGTGCCTAAGCTTATGAGGCGTCTGCTTCTGGACGGCGGAGTCATCGAACATTTTAAAAAACACGGAGATTTTAAAATTGAGGCATAAAATAACGTTGATACCCGGAGACGGGACAGGCCCGGAAATAGCCGAGGCCACTAAGCGATGCATAGAAGCAACCGGCCTCGATGTTGAGTGGGATATTCAAAACGCCGGTGCCGATGTCATGGAAAAGACGGGTGAAGTCCTGCCGCAGGATGTGATAGAGTCGATACGCAAGAACAAAGTGGCAATAAAAGGCCCCATAACCACCCCCGTAGGTACGGGATTTAGAAGCGTAAATGTGGCTATGCGAAAGGAGCTTGACCTTTATGCCTGTGTAAGGCCATGCAAATTATATGAAGGCGTAAGATCGCGATACGAAAATGTGGATCTGGTTGTAATACGCGAAAATACGGAAGATCTCTACGCCGGTATAGAGTTTAAAAAGGGCGAAATGAATACCGAAAGCATAATAAGCGAGATAGAGAGACTTTCTAAAAAATCCATACGTAAAGATTCGGGAATAAGCATAAAGCCGATCTCCGAAACCGGCTCTAAAAGAATAGTGCGTTTTGCATTTGAATACGCCCTGCATAACAAACGAAAGAAAGTAACGGCTGTCCATAAGGCCAATATAATGAAGCATACGGACGGCCTGTTTCTTGAGTGCGCCAGGGAAGTGGCTAAAGAGTACGAGGGAAAAGTGGAGTTTGAAGATAGGATTGTAGACAATATGTGCATGCAACTCGTTCAGAAACCGGAATTATACGATTGTATGGTCCTGCCCAATCTTTACGGCGACATTATTTCCGATTTATGCGCCGGGCTTGTCGGAGGATTAGGAGTGGCGCCAGGCGGAAATATCGGCGAGTGTGCGGCACTTTTTGAACCGACGCACGGCAGCGCCCCTAAATACAAAAACGCCAATAAGGTAAACCCCGTGGCAATGATACTATCCGGAGTTATGATGCTCCACTATTTAAAAGAAGATAAAAAAGCAGATATCCTGGAATCTGCCGTAGCCAAAGTAATAAGAGAGGGTAAATACGTCACTTACGACCTTAAGGCAAATAGGAATGACCCATCCGCGGCAGGAACAGCGGAAATGGCGGATGCCATCATAGCTCGGATCAAAAAGATAAAATAAAGAAGAGGATCAAAAATTGAAGACCGAAAAAGTAAGCATAATAGGCGCCGGTAATGTAGGGGCGCTTTTGGCATTAAGAATCGTGGAGCACGATCTGGCCGATGTGGTCCTCGTGGATATTGATGAGGGCATAGCAAAAGCTAAGGCATACGACCTGGCAGATGCATCCGCTATAATGGGATACGAGAAAAAGGTGGAGGGGACGGCGGATTATTCAAAAATAAGCGATTCTTCCATAGTAGTGATAACGGCGGGGTTTCCGCGTAGGCCCGGAATGTCAAGAGAAGACCTTATCCAGAAAAACGGCGCCGTTGTAAGAGAAGTTGCCCTTAATATAAAGAAGTTTGCGTCCGATGCCGTCGTTATTGTAGTCACCAACCCTCTTGATATTATGACTTATTTGACTTATAATATCTCCGGCTTTGATCATAAAAAGGTCATAGGCATGGCGGGGGTCCTTGATTCCGCCAGGCAATCAAATCTGATTTCCGAAGAATTGAACATAATGAAAACGGAAGTCGACAGCGTTATAATAGGCAGCCACGATGACAATATGGTTCCTCTCCTAAATTATTCAAAGGCGCAGGGTATGCCACTTAAGAAGGTAGCGGACGAGAATAAGATTAATGAAATAATGGAGGGCGCCAAAAAGCGCGGCGCTGAGATAGTATCATTATTGAAATCAGGGAGTGCCTTTTTTGCTCCGAGCGCCGGATGTTTTTACATGGTAAAGTGTATATTGAACAATGAGCACCTGACTATGTGCGCCTCAGTGTATTTGAACGGAGAGTACGGCTTGCGTGAGATATGTATCGGAGTGCCGATTGTTTTGGGTAAAAACGGCACTGAGAAGATCATCCAACTTGACTTAGATACTGATGAGCGGGAAAAGTTTCAAAAGGCCGCCGGACTGATAAAAAGCGCTATCGAAAAATTGAATTTTTAGGATAAATGCTTACGATGGATCCGCTCGCAGTTATAGATGCCGGAGTAATGCCTTATGGCGACACATTGGCATTACAGAAAGAAATATTAGCGCAGAAAAAATGCGGCACAGCCGAGGACTACCTTATTCTCGTAGAGCATCCCAATATCTTTACAATAGGCCGAAGCGGAACCGAAGAAAACATATTAGTCGATGAAAGTCTTTTAAAAGAATGCTCTCTTCGTGTCCTGCATGTTGACCGAGGCGGCGATATAACCTTTCACGGTCCGGGGCAGGTGGTTATTTATCC
This genomic stretch from Candidatus Omnitrophota bacterium harbors:
- a CDS encoding peptidyl-prolyl cis-trans isomerase — protein: MSRIKKEALITNTLCASLSILLCFIAYGCAKKTDQTPIRGQAAEKGGLVKVGEVVASVGGENITISEYEEEMAMLPPMYRSMAISNKQQFVDSLINKHLLLGEAKRRHLENNENVKKLLSKAKDEIMMQELIGIEITDKIKITDDDIGKYYEANKDKYIAPQKTRVSHILVDSEVVAQKVLFDLRKGEDFAVVCEEYSLDIPTKAKGGDTGYFAKGSLLPEFEEACDSLEVGDTSGVVKTGLGYHIVRVTDRKESQPRQLSEVRNEIENELFIEKQISLYEELMQGLKKGKEVRVNNTVFDKIGIE
- a CDS encoding pyridoxal phosphate-dependent aminotransferase, whose product is MMITERLKYIASSATLDITTKAKALKKGGFDVINFAGGEPDFDTPQYIKKSAIDAINKGFTKYTPATGTAELKEAVSKKFKNDNGLDYKPGQVIISCGAKHALYNIFQAICEKGDEVLIPMPYWLSYPEMIKMSEARPVIVESDENTSKVTPERLEKCVTKRTKALIINSPSNPTGIVYSKDELKALADFAVGHNVFVISDEIYEKLIYDGLKHVSIASFNKKIYDLTFVVNGVSKSYSMTGWRIGYLAGREDIVKSIAAFQSHSTSNPTSISQAAALAALTIDDPSTSSMVREFEKRRNILIKGLGEIRELKCNKPEGAFYCFVDISKTGMSPAVFSKRLLDEEYIATIPGEPFGSNKHVRFSFATSTADIEKGLERLKKWVKR
- a CDS encoding 3-isopropylmalate dehydratase large subunit — protein: MGKTIAEKILSSHSGRDLKAGDIAICKVDFCFGQDGTSSLIIDSFNKSGKTKVFNPLKFCMVIDHSAPSPNLGVSEIHNKMREFAKKMKVGLYDVGSGVCHVIIPDEGHVKPGDLVLGADSHTCTYGALNVLSTGVGSTDLAITLMSGHNWFKVPESIKMEITGALKKGVYSKDLILHIIGDVGANGCTYNSVEFYGETIKGLSVDARLTISNMAVEMGAKFGVMEADAKVIDYLKRCVKLKSKIMPVSADKDAHYSGIKEYDASKLEPMVAKPHTVDNVVPVGRVNNVKIDEAYIGTCTNGRLEDLKIAAGILKKQRIHKKLKCIIAPASLGIFEGAVKTGYIRTFIEAGCIVVAPGCGPCVGTHEGILADNEAAISSANRNFKGRMGNPNSFIYLASPATVAASAIEGKIADPRNYL
- a CDS encoding 3-isopropylmalate dehydratase small subunit gives rise to the protein MVKGTAHRLDPFDNVNTDYVISGRYKFKIKDMKELSKYLFEDIDPNFHKKVKSGDYVIAGENFGCGSSREQAPWVIKEAGISAVLAKSFARIFFRNAFNIGLCVVECDTDRIKDGDIVEFDLEKGVVINHTQNETIKTKPVPKLMRRLLLDGGVIEHFKKHGDFKIEA
- a CDS encoding isocitrate/isopropylmalate dehydrogenase family protein, which encodes MRHKITLIPGDGTGPEIAEATKRCIEATGLDVEWDIQNAGADVMEKTGEVLPQDVIESIRKNKVAIKGPITTPVGTGFRSVNVAMRKELDLYACVRPCKLYEGVRSRYENVDLVVIRENTEDLYAGIEFKKGEMNTESIISEIERLSKKSIRKDSGISIKPISETGSKRIVRFAFEYALHNKRKKVTAVHKANIMKHTDGLFLECAREVAKEYEGKVEFEDRIVDNMCMQLVQKPELYDCMVLPNLYGDIISDLCAGLVGGLGVAPGGNIGECAALFEPTHGSAPKYKNANKVNPVAMILSGVMMLHYLKEDKKADILESAVAKVIREGKYVTYDLKANRNDPSAAGTAEMADAIIARIKKIK
- a CDS encoding malate dehydrogenase, encoding MKTEKVSIIGAGNVGALLALRIVEHDLADVVLVDIDEGIAKAKAYDLADASAIMGYEKKVEGTADYSKISDSSIVVITAGFPRRPGMSREDLIQKNGAVVREVALNIKKFASDAVVIVVTNPLDIMTYLTYNISGFDHKKVIGMAGVLDSARQSNLISEELNIMKTEVDSVIIGSHDDNMVPLLNYSKAQGMPLKKVADENKINEIMEGAKKRGAEIVSLLKSGSAFFAPSAGCFYMVKCILNNEHLTMCASVYLNGEYGLREICIGVPIVLGKNGTEKIIQLDLDTDEREKFQKAAGLIKSAIEKLNF